From a single Paenibacillus sp. FSL R5-0345 genomic region:
- the nusB gene encoding transcription antitermination factor NusB, producing MKRRIAREIIVQSLYQMEMNDVESADAVEMLLEEASEENETERVITDEIQLKHYVVEHVNGVWEHKVAIDDMLEHYLKGWQMSRLSRVDRQILRLAAYEMVFANDVPAKVAVNEAIDLAKHFGTDDSGKFVNGVLGKMIQEIDTIKADHS from the coding sequence ATGAAAAGACGTATAGCGAGAGAGATTATTGTCCAAAGCCTGTATCAGATGGAAATGAACGATGTAGAAAGCGCGGATGCCGTAGAAATGCTGCTGGAGGAAGCTTCAGAGGAGAATGAAACCGAGCGTGTAATTACGGACGAGATTCAGCTCAAGCACTATGTGGTGGAGCATGTAAACGGAGTATGGGAGCACAAAGTTGCGATTGACGATATGCTTGAGCATTACTTGAAGGGCTGGCAGATGAGCCGTTTGTCACGTGTCGATCGTCAGATTTTACGTCTTGCGGCTTATGAAATGGTGTTCGCGAATGATGTTCCGGCGAAGGTTGCTGTGAATGAGGCTATTGATTTGGCCAAGCATTTTGGAACGGATGATTCCGGTAAGTTTGTAAACGGTGTGCTTGGGAAGATGATTCAAGAGATCGATACAATTAAAGCTGACCATTCTTAA
- a CDS encoding YqhV family protein codes for MDKYVSWMAILRMFSGSAEIIAALIMLRLNQVDKALAVNSGLALVGPTILILTTAIGLTGMAQQLSWSKLGWVGCGVAFLLIGILKK; via the coding sequence TTGGACAAGTATGTAAGTTGGATGGCAATTCTTCGAATGTTCTCAGGTAGTGCGGAGATTATAGCTGCGCTAATTATGCTGCGATTGAATCAAGTAGATAAGGCACTCGCAGTCAATTCTGGACTGGCTTTGGTAGGACCAACGATCTTGATATTGACGACAGCGATCGGACTTACAGGAATGGCTCAGCAGTTGTCCTGGAGCAAACTGGGCTGGGTGGGCTGCGGTGTAGCCTTTCTCTTAATCGGGATTCTAAAAAAATGA
- a CDS encoding DUF2273 domain-containing protein, which yields MSWKEVWESHGGRIAGVTFGIGLGLIYLICGFWDMLFFALVVFIGYTLGKRKDNAEAPLFQWQELITRLSGRWRPFK from the coding sequence ATGTCTTGGAAAGAAGTATGGGAAAGTCACGGGGGTAGAATCGCCGGAGTGACTTTCGGCATTGGTCTAGGTTTGATCTATTTAATTTGCGGTTTTTGGGATATGTTGTTCTTTGCACTGGTAGTGTTCATCGGATATACGCTCGGCAAAAGAAAGGATAACGCAGAAGCTCCCCTGTTTCAGTGGCAGGAGCTGATCACGCGTCTGTCCGGACGCTGGCGTCCCTTCAAATGA
- the spoIIIAB gene encoding stage III sporulation protein SpoIIIAB encodes MLKLFGAVLIVLAGTLAGLQFARQYADRPRHIRGLIAALQRLETEIMYGFTPLPEAMRRIGIQSKEPLKTLFVKTAEEMSPPHDRSAQDAIQRAMDTHWKTTAMKGTEKEIFRQLSCTLGTSDRSNQSTHIALALQQLKQEESVAREDQGKYEKLSKSLGLLLGALIVILIF; translated from the coding sequence ATGCTTAAGCTATTCGGTGCCGTGCTAATTGTGCTGGCAGGTACGCTGGCAGGGCTCCAATTTGCGAGACAATATGCAGACAGGCCAAGACATATTAGAGGTTTAATAGCAGCGCTACAGCGGCTAGAGACAGAAATTATGTACGGCTTTACCCCATTGCCTGAAGCTATGCGGCGTATTGGGATTCAGTCTAAGGAGCCGCTCAAGACGTTGTTTGTTAAAACAGCTGAAGAGATGAGCCCACCCCATGACCGAAGTGCCCAGGATGCCATCCAGAGGGCTATGGATACGCATTGGAAGACTACCGCAATGAAGGGGACAGAAAAAGAGATTTTCCGCCAGCTCAGCTGTACTCTCGGCACAAGCGATAGGTCGAACCAGAGCACTCATATCGCGTTAGCATTGCAGCAATTGAAGCAGGAGGAGTCGGTGGCCAGAGAGGATCAAGGCAAATATGAAAAGTTGAGTAAAAGCCTGGGTCTGCTGCTTGGAGCATTGATCGTCATTTTGATCTTTTAG
- the spoIIIAD gene encoding stage III sporulation protein AD has translation MEIIQVVGIGLISTILILVLKEQKPMFAFLLATATGILIFLFLIGKIGMILSTLERVAESSGMEMIYLKTVFKIIGISYIAEFGAQIVRDAGQESIASKIELAGKVLIMVLAVPIISIIIETVMKLLPA, from the coding sequence ATGGAGATCATTCAAGTTGTTGGAATAGGGCTGATATCGACCATATTGATTCTCGTACTGAAGGAACAAAAACCGATGTTCGCCTTCCTTCTCGCTACTGCCACTGGGATTCTGATCTTTCTGTTTCTAATCGGCAAGATTGGAATGATTCTGTCCACACTGGAGCGGGTGGCAGAGTCATCGGGGATGGAAATGATCTATTTAAAGACCGTGTTCAAAATCATAGGGATTTCTTATATCGCTGAATTTGGAGCACAGATCGTGCGCGATGCAGGGCAGGAATCAATTGCTTCCAAAATAGAACTCGCCGGAAAAGTCCTGATTATGGTACTAGCTGTACCTATTATCAGCATCATTATTGAAACGGTCATGAAGCTGCTACCTGCTTAA
- a CDS encoding SpoIIIAH-like family protein, with protein sequence MNGKRQTIWLVSMLSLMVVLSAYYLFTEDSGASVPKDTAGTMQVDSLKKDTANAALPTVGDKGIVVNEVVSQGDVVADGGVVDNATATDDSAATATTDDSATTAVKDDSSKAAADSGNSEKASTDTAAKDSSKTSDTATKDTAAKDTVTKDTAAKDTAATTTSKTPAKNDKEILDEVASQSVSASSMFTNYLYEREQKNLKSQQDLLALINDMEKTPADNAVAQEQLLNLEEKESKITGIEEQLQQKYGEAIVKEEAGDSYKVVVLSDKLDVKQAVSIVDLVMKELSVSQDKVSVQYVSEK encoded by the coding sequence ATGAACGGCAAAAGACAAACAATATGGTTGGTTTCTATGCTCAGTTTGATGGTTGTACTCTCGGCATACTATTTATTTACTGAAGATTCAGGTGCATCGGTTCCAAAAGACACAGCAGGAACTATGCAGGTAGACTCCTTGAAAAAAGATACAGCAAACGCAGCATTACCAACGGTTGGCGACAAAGGTATCGTTGTGAACGAAGTGGTCAGTCAAGGAGATGTTGTTGCTGATGGAGGCGTTGTAGATAACGCTACAGCCACTGACGATAGTGCAGCTACTGCAACTACTGATGACAGTGCAACTACAGCGGTTAAGGATGATAGCAGTAAAGCTGCAGCAGACAGCGGTAACTCTGAGAAAGCTTCGACGGACACTGCTGCAAAAGACTCCAGTAAAACTTCTGACACAGCAACTAAGGACACAGCAGCTAAGGATACAGTAACTAAGGATACGGCAGCTAAGGATACAGCGGCTACTACAACATCCAAAACCCCTGCTAAGAATGATAAAGAAATCCTGGATGAAGTAGCTTCACAAAGTGTATCGGCGAGCAGCATGTTCACTAACTACCTGTATGAACGTGAGCAAAAGAATCTAAAGAGCCAACAAGACTTACTCGCTTTGATTAACGATATGGAGAAGACGCCTGCTGATAACGCAGTTGCTCAAGAACAGCTCCTTAACCTTGAAGAAAAAGAATCTAAAATTACGGGCATCGAAGAACAGCTTCAACAAAAATATGGGGAAGCCATCGTGAAGGAAGAAGCTGGAGACAGCTATAAAGTAGTCGTACTCAGTGACAAGCTGGATGTGAAACAAGCGGTTAGTATCGTTGATCTCGTGATGAAAGAACTGAGTGTGTCTCAGGATAAAGTTAGTGTTCAATACGTTTCCGAGAAATAA
- the amaP gene encoding alkaline shock response membrane anchor protein AmaP, which yields MAKILDRLLLFVYSLSIGILSVIAILLLSGAIPKTLEIENGPAAYITAIVVAVVLFLLSIRFFYISLRRDRASLPSVDQRTEYGDIQISVETIENLSLKAAGKVKGIRDLKSRIRVSQAGLEITIRAVVDGEHSLPLLTTEVQRQVHDFVQETTGIPVADVSVYIANLTQSPSFKSRVE from the coding sequence GTGGCAAAAATTTTGGACAGACTTTTGCTGTTTGTCTACAGCTTAAGTATCGGAATATTATCTGTTATTGCCATCCTCCTCTTGAGCGGTGCTATTCCTAAAACTTTGGAGATTGAGAATGGACCAGCAGCTTATATTACTGCAATTGTGGTAGCAGTTGTCTTGTTCCTTCTGAGCATCCGATTTTTCTACATCTCTTTGCGTCGTGATCGTGCTTCTTTACCTTCTGTTGATCAGCGTACAGAGTATGGGGATATCCAGATTTCAGTGGAGACCATTGAGAATCTGAGTCTGAAGGCTGCCGGTAAAGTGAAGGGAATCAGAGATCTCAAATCGCGTATTCGCGTTTCTCAGGCTGGCCTTGAAATTACAATTCGCGCAGTAGTGGATGGTGAACATTCATTGCCGCTATTAACCACAGAAGTGCAACGTCAGGTGCATGATTTTGTGCAGGAGACAACCGGTATTCCGGTTGCAGATGTGTCTGTGTACATTGCTAACCTCACGCAGTCTCCAAGCTTCAAAAGTCGAGTGGAATAG
- the accB gene encoding acetyl-CoA carboxylase biotin carboxyl carrier protein, with translation MFKLSEIKELIKLLDQTSSVHELEIESEGMKLAIRKPDRPEADGTAVQATPYNAYPFTPAPQPQSVQQVPYPVISEVPPAQQPQAVAEGKLHKIVSPMVGTFYSAASPEMPSFVNVGDRVGEKTTVCIIEAMKLMNELEAEIKGEIVSVLAENGQLVEYGQPLFLVKPE, from the coding sequence ATGTTCAAGTTGAGCGAAATTAAGGAATTAATTAAATTGCTGGACCAGACCTCCTCTGTACATGAGTTGGAGATCGAAAGCGAAGGAATGAAGCTTGCAATTCGCAAACCGGATCGCCCTGAAGCTGATGGAACAGCAGTACAGGCGACTCCTTATAATGCCTATCCCTTTACGCCTGCCCCGCAGCCGCAGAGCGTGCAGCAAGTGCCTTATCCAGTAATCAGTGAGGTTCCTCCAGCGCAGCAGCCACAAGCCGTCGCAGAAGGCAAACTACATAAAATTGTATCTCCAATGGTGGGAACGTTTTATAGTGCCGCTTCTCCGGAAATGCCATCGTTTGTTAATGTTGGAGACCGTGTTGGTGAGAAAACTACGGTATGCATTATCGAAGCGATGAAGCTGATGAATGAGCTGGAAGCGGAGATTAAAGGTGAAATCGTGTCAGTACTGGCCGAGAATGGTCAGCTTGTAGAATACGGTCAACCACTATTCCTGGTTAAACCGGAATAA
- a CDS encoding Asp23/Gls24 family envelope stress response protein, giving the protein MSTLPTEYERTEIGEIQIAPEVIEVIAGLATVEVKGVAGMSGGFAGGIVELLGRKNLSKGVKVEVGQREAAVDVSVIIEYGNRLPEVAAEIQRNVKRSIETMTGLTVVEVNVHIHDVQFKNNNTVDKNEEAETVLRVK; this is encoded by the coding sequence ATGAGTACATTGCCGACAGAATACGAACGGACAGAAATCGGTGAGATCCAGATTGCTCCTGAAGTGATCGAGGTGATCGCAGGTTTAGCGACCGTTGAGGTTAAAGGTGTAGCAGGCATGAGCGGTGGTTTCGCCGGTGGTATTGTTGAGCTTCTCGGACGTAAGAACTTGTCCAAAGGAGTTAAAGTAGAGGTTGGACAACGCGAAGCTGCAGTGGATGTTTCTGTAATCATTGAATATGGTAACCGTCTTCCTGAAGTGGCTGCTGAAATTCAGCGTAATGTTAAGCGTTCCATCGAGACTATGACTGGTCTGACTGTTGTGGAAGTGAATGTGCATATTCATGATGTACAATTCAAGAACAACAACACTGTAGACAAGAACGAGGAAGCTGAAACTGTTCTTCGCGTGAAATAA
- the spoIIIAF gene encoding stage III sporulation protein AF, which yields MSWLGGWLREIILVVLLASFVELLLPSKSMERYARLVLSLLILLTMLSPIVSLLKGDAIAELSIAMGRQEKEGGLFTGGGSGDPSLEKILADGQKLAQGRQDQSLKLAAEEVAEQMREQIISETGKRGVNVAVTLGMAKSGGSGNEDIPVISAVKVSMSPAAGNPIGASETSSAAAAPPIAIAPVEPVEVKIGANPENGSTSADEPKAVNGNVSEDNKTSSETESIVKLLEQKWDLDPKVIQVDGGIVNNVKL from the coding sequence ATGAGCTGGTTAGGAGGATGGCTGCGGGAGATCATTCTTGTCGTATTGTTAGCATCGTTCGTTGAGTTGCTCCTTCCGAGTAAATCTATGGAGCGTTATGCGAGGCTGGTGCTGAGCCTCCTGATCCTACTTACCATGCTTAGCCCAATCGTTTCTCTCCTTAAAGGTGACGCAATAGCCGAGCTGAGTATAGCCATGGGGCGGCAGGAGAAAGAGGGAGGCTTGTTCACAGGAGGGGGAAGCGGAGATCCTTCTTTGGAAAAGATTCTGGCTGATGGGCAAAAGCTTGCGCAGGGGCGTCAGGATCAGAGCCTAAAGCTGGCGGCAGAAGAGGTTGCTGAACAAATGAGGGAGCAAATTATCAGCGAGACCGGCAAACGTGGGGTTAACGTCGCTGTAACGCTCGGTATGGCGAAATCCGGCGGTTCTGGTAACGAGGATATTCCTGTTATCTCCGCAGTGAAGGTCTCAATGTCCCCGGCGGCAGGTAATCCCATAGGGGCTTCCGAAACTTCCAGCGCAGCGGCTGCTCCACCAATTGCAATCGCTCCAGTAGAGCCTGTTGAAGTGAAAATCGGTGCGAATCCAGAGAATGGATCAACATCAGCAGATGAACCGAAAGCAGTAAACGGAAATGTATCAGAAGATAACAAAACTTCAAGTGAAACGGAATCCATCGTAAAGCTATTGGAACAAAAATGGGATTTGGATCCCAAAGTAATCCAAGTGGATGGCGGCATTGTGAATAACGTCAAGTTATGA
- the spoIIIAG gene encoding stage III sporulation protein AG, which produces MGNWLKKLEQWAGGGAGSPKRSHTFRWLIILGLLGAAIMLFNSFVNVKKIDNENTGREPPLNQSSQTALVQSDPTTSNSFDSIELAMENRMKEILEKIVGVGTVDIMVTVESTEEIVVVRNMNDSQQLSEETDASGGKRHTTQYTRDGEIVTYSQSGDETPIVTKRIKPQVRGVLVVAKGAENKVVRGLIEQAIEKGLNVPIQRISVVPRKQE; this is translated from the coding sequence GTGGGCAATTGGCTGAAAAAGCTGGAGCAATGGGCTGGGGGCGGGGCTGGCAGTCCGAAGAGAAGCCATACTTTTCGCTGGCTAATCATCTTAGGCCTGCTGGGCGCAGCGATAATGCTGTTTAATTCCTTCGTCAATGTGAAGAAGATTGATAACGAGAATACAGGGCGTGAGCCGCCGCTGAATCAGTCCTCCCAAACGGCACTGGTTCAGAGTGATCCAACAACATCCAATTCGTTCGACAGCATTGAACTGGCGATGGAGAATCGAATGAAGGAGATTTTGGAGAAAATCGTCGGTGTCGGTACAGTCGATATCATGGTTACCGTGGAGTCAACAGAAGAAATTGTTGTGGTGCGCAATATGAACGACTCCCAGCAACTTAGTGAAGAGACGGATGCCAGTGGTGGTAAACGTCACACGACACAATATACAAGGGATGGCGAAATCGTAACTTATTCGCAATCGGGCGATGAGACACCTATTGTGACGAAGCGGATTAAGCCTCAGGTCCGTGGTGTGCTGGTAGTTGCCAAAGGGGCAGAGAACAAGGTTGTCCGTGGACTCATAGAGCAGGCTATTGAGAAAGGCTTGAATGTACCGATTCAGCGCATTTCAGTAGTACCACGCAAACAAGAGTAG
- the accC gene encoding acetyl-CoA carboxylase biotin carboxylase subunit, protein MNIQKVLIANRGEIAVRIIRACRELGISTVAVYSEPDRDSLHVRLADEAYCIGPMPSKDSYLNFTNIMSVATLTECDAIHPGYGFLAENADFAEICESCNIIFIGPSPDAINRMGDKAVAKETMKLAGVPIIPGSDGLVGDVEEAVMLGRDIGYPIIIKATAGGGGKGIRIAEDEESLVKQITAAQQEAQKAFGNAGVYLEKYLTGMKHVEIQIIADKHGNVVHLGERDCSVQRRRQKLIEEAPCSVLTPDIREAMGNAAVRAALAVNYSGAGTLEFLLGPDGQFYFMEMNTRIQVEHPVTEMVTGVDLIKEMISVAEGNPLSFTQEDIVINGWSIECRINAEDPERNFMPSPGKIGFYLPPGGLGVRVDSAAYPGYTISPFYDSMIAKLIVWAPTRQEAIAKMKRALAEFAVEGIHTTIPFHQKLLEHPVFLDGNFDIKFLEEHEI, encoded by the coding sequence ATGAACATTCAAAAAGTGTTGATTGCCAACCGCGGCGAAATCGCGGTCCGCATTATTAGGGCCTGCCGAGAACTGGGCATTTCCACCGTCGCGGTCTATTCGGAACCCGACCGGGATTCACTGCATGTCCGGTTGGCTGATGAAGCTTACTGCATCGGTCCGATGCCGTCCAAGGACAGCTATCTGAACTTTACAAATATTATGAGTGTAGCCACCTTAACAGAATGTGATGCCATCCATCCTGGTTATGGATTTTTAGCTGAAAATGCAGATTTTGCAGAGATTTGTGAATCTTGCAATATTATCTTCATTGGGCCATCTCCAGATGCAATCAACCGTATGGGTGATAAAGCTGTGGCGAAGGAAACCATGAAGCTGGCTGGCGTTCCGATCATCCCGGGCTCAGATGGCCTCGTAGGTGATGTTGAGGAAGCCGTCATGCTGGGCCGTGATATCGGATACCCGATTATCATTAAGGCTACCGCAGGTGGCGGGGGTAAGGGCATTCGGATTGCTGAGGACGAGGAATCATTGGTGAAGCAGATCACTGCTGCACAACAGGAAGCGCAAAAGGCGTTCGGTAACGCTGGTGTATATCTGGAAAAGTACCTTACAGGTATGAAGCACGTAGAAATTCAAATTATTGCAGATAAGCATGGTAATGTAGTGCATTTAGGTGAACGCGATTGTTCCGTACAGCGTCGTCGCCAAAAGCTGATTGAAGAGGCTCCTTGTTCTGTGCTCACACCGGATATTCGCGAAGCGATGGGTAATGCTGCAGTTCGTGCAGCACTCGCTGTAAACTATTCGGGAGCGGGAACGCTTGAATTCCTGCTTGGTCCGGATGGACAGTTCTACTTTATGGAGATGAATACTCGTATCCAGGTGGAGCATCCGGTAACTGAAATGGTTACGGGTGTGGATCTGATCAAGGAAATGATCTCTGTTGCAGAAGGAAATCCTTTGTCTTTTACACAGGAAGATATCGTAATTAATGGTTGGTCGATTGAATGCCGTATCAATGCGGAAGATCCAGAGCGTAATTTTATGCCTTCACCCGGTAAAATCGGCTTTTATTTGCCGCCTGGAGGTCTCGGTGTTCGTGTAGACAGCGCGGCGTACCCTGGGTATACGATTTCCCCTTTCTATGATTCTATGATTGCAAAGCTGATTGTATGGGCACCTACACGTCAGGAAGCGATTGCAAAGATGAAGCGCGCCTTGGCTGAATTTGCGGTGGAGGGAATCCACACTACGATCCCTTTCCATCAGAAACTGTTGGAGCATCCTGTGTTTCTGGATGGCAATTTTGACATCAAGTTTCTGGAAGAGCATGAAATTTAG
- the spoIIIAC gene encoding stage III sporulation protein AC, translating to MNIEVNAIFQIAGIGIIIAMIHTVLKQMGKEDFAHWVTVIGFVVVLFMVIRMLDGLLQEIKTIFLFQ from the coding sequence ATGAATATTGAAGTCAATGCGATTTTTCAAATTGCCGGCATTGGCATAATTATCGCCATGATACACACGGTGCTTAAACAGATGGGAAAAGAAGATTTCGCACATTGGGTCACCGTGATCGGGTTCGTCGTCGTGCTATTTATGGTTATCCGAATGCTGGACGGACTGCTGCAGGAAATAAAAACGATCTTTCTTTTTCAATAG
- the spoIIIAE gene encoding stage III sporulation protein AE, protein MQERSVFRPPKLKIILLLLPFLFILWFAGTAQVAIASPATPAPGSGNSSPVDQWVKGQVSNLPTDKVESYWDQLMKDYGGFFPDGATPSLMDMLLPGDKGLSLQSVLSGLLGFMWHEVLYNGRLLVTIVMVSVLSMILETLQTAFERKTVSKVAYTLCYMVVLVIAVNSFNVAIGYAKDAIDRMIDFMMAMIPLLFALLASMGNIVTVSVTHPLIVFMIHTVGTLIHTIVFPLLFFSAVLHLVSALSEKYKLTQLANLLRNIGAGLLGVLLTVFLGVISVRGITSSVTDGVTIRAAKYITGNFVPVIGKMFADATDTVISASLLVKNAIGLSGVIIILFLCSFPAIKILVLALIYNVAAAVMQPLGETPIVVCLQTIGKSMVYVFAALAAVSLMFFMAVTIMLTAGNLTVMMR, encoded by the coding sequence ATGCAAGAGCGCAGTGTTTTTCGTCCTCCAAAATTAAAAATAATACTGCTGCTGCTCCCCTTTCTCTTCATTCTATGGTTTGCAGGTACAGCTCAGGTGGCCATAGCTTCTCCAGCAACTCCAGCACCTGGATCAGGGAATTCCTCCCCAGTAGACCAGTGGGTCAAGGGTCAGGTGAGCAATTTGCCAACGGATAAGGTGGAGTCGTACTGGGATCAACTGATGAAGGATTACGGAGGTTTTTTTCCAGACGGGGCAACACCTTCGCTTATGGACATGCTGCTTCCGGGGGATAAGGGACTCAGCTTGCAGAGTGTGTTATCAGGACTTCTTGGCTTTATGTGGCATGAGGTGCTGTACAACGGGAGGCTGCTGGTCACGATTGTCATGGTCAGTGTGCTCAGCATGATACTGGAGACGCTGCAAACCGCTTTTGAGCGAAAAACGGTCAGCAAGGTGGCTTATACGCTCTGTTATATGGTGGTGCTAGTGATTGCCGTGAACAGCTTCAATGTTGCTATCGGTTATGCGAAGGATGCTATCGACCGGATGATTGATTTTATGATGGCCATGATTCCGCTGTTGTTCGCTTTGCTGGCTTCCATGGGGAACATCGTTACCGTCTCGGTCACACATCCACTGATTGTTTTTATGATTCATACCGTAGGGACTCTGATTCACACCATTGTCTTTCCACTATTATTCTTCTCTGCTGTGCTGCATCTCGTAAGTGCATTGTCGGAGAAATACAAGCTGACTCAATTGGCGAATCTGCTAAGAAATATCGGGGCTGGATTGCTAGGCGTACTGCTCACTGTGTTCCTCGGTGTGATTTCAGTCAGGGGAATTACGAGCTCAGTGACAGATGGTGTTACGATTCGGGCCGCTAAATATATCACAGGCAACTTTGTCCCGGTCATCGGAAAAATGTTCGCGGATGCCACAGACACAGTGATCTCCGCTTCACTTCTAGTGAAGAACGCCATTGGGTTATCCGGTGTCATTATCATTTTGTTCTTATGTTCTTTTCCAGCGATCAAAATCCTGGTGCTTGCTCTGATCTACAATGTTGCTGCTGCTGTAATGCAGCCATTAGGAGAGACGCCGATTGTAGTCTGCTTACAGACGATCGGAAAAAGCATGGTGTACGTATTCGCAGCTTTGGCAGCCGTATCGTTAATGTTTTTTATGGCCGTCACGATCATGCTAACCGCAGGCAATTTAACTGTCATGATGAGGTGA
- the spoIIIAA gene encoding stage III sporulation protein AA, whose protein sequence is MVDDWLQLFPEKVRALLKCLPLPLLGMVEEIRVREGRPLEINYSGKYHFLRANGSLTQRPEEAYRPDREDSHRLLDLISNHSLYTMEEELRKGFITIPGGHRIGLAGRTVLSGGGVEHLRDITSFNVRIAREVPGIADKVLPYLLDKGRQRMMHTLILSPPQHGKTTLLRDIARQISLGDLGKREGGRPGLKVGIVDERSEIAGSRRGIPAFDVGPRTDILDGCPKAEGMMMMIRSLSPDVLIADEIGRPEDADAVTEALHAGISVVASAHGKEVIELARRPGLGGLLEQKMFERYVILHRSEAGLTFRILDGQKRGLLLISPGDRLGGDLHA, encoded by the coding sequence ATGGTAGATGATTGGCTGCAATTGTTTCCTGAAAAAGTAAGAGCACTGTTAAAGTGCCTTCCCCTTCCGCTACTTGGAATGGTGGAAGAGATTCGGGTCCGTGAAGGTCGTCCGCTGGAGATTAACTATTCAGGTAAATATCACTTTCTTAGAGCAAATGGCAGCTTAACACAAAGACCGGAAGAAGCCTATAGGCCGGATCGGGAGGACAGTCATAGACTGCTAGATCTGATCAGCAACCATTCACTATATACGATGGAAGAAGAGCTGAGAAAGGGATTTATTACGATTCCGGGCGGCCATCGAATAGGACTTGCTGGTCGGACGGTGTTGAGTGGTGGGGGTGTTGAGCACCTAAGAGACATTACAAGCTTCAATGTCCGCATAGCCCGTGAGGTTCCCGGTATCGCGGATAAGGTGCTCCCTTATCTGCTGGACAAGGGGAGGCAGCGAATGATGCACACTTTGATTCTCTCGCCCCCACAGCACGGTAAGACAACACTTCTTCGCGATATCGCAAGACAAATCTCTTTAGGAGATTTGGGGAAGCGTGAAGGCGGAAGACCCGGTTTGAAGGTGGGGATTGTCGATGAACGTTCTGAGATTGCCGGAAGCAGACGCGGAATTCCCGCCTTTGATGTCGGTCCGCGTACAGATATTCTCGATGGTTGTCCCAAAGCAGAAGGCATGATGATGATGATTCGGTCATTGTCACCGGATGTATTGATCGCGGATGAGATTGGTCGTCCTGAAGACGCCGATGCGGTAACCGAAGCGCTGCATGCTGGAATATCAGTCGTTGCTTCGGCTCACGGCAAAGAGGTAATAGAACTGGCTCGTAGACCGGGACTAGGGGGTCTATTGGAACAAAAGATGTTCGAGAGATACGTCATTCTGCATCGTTCAGAAGCGGGGCTCACCTTTCGTATTCTGGATGGGCAGAAACGCGGATTGCTGCTTATCTCTCCCGGGGATCGATTAGGCGGTGATTTACATGCTTAA